A region from the Natronorubrum halophilum genome encodes:
- the acs gene encoding acetate--CoA ligase, with amino-acid sequence MVDRNGWGRDRPVLTGSPHSPPSSFVEQANVTDPGIYETFEEQWPECWERAADLLSWDRPYETVLEDDDAPFYRWFSDGSLNASANCLDRHLEAGRKTHTAIRWEGKHGERETYTYRDLYVAVNEFAAALRDLGVEEDDVVTIYLPMIPELPIAMLACARIGAPHSVVFAGLSADALATRMDAADSEFLLTCDGYYRRGDAFNQKSKADNAQLKLDQDVRTVVVDRLGDDLPHVLGDDEHDYHDLLETFGGETVDPVPRDAEDMLFLMYTSGTTGEPKGVVHTTGGYLAHAAWTTHAVLDVKPEDTYWCAADIGWITGHSYIVYGPLALGTTTVMYEGTPDYPDRDRLWEIVDRNAVDIFYTAPTAVRAFMKWGAKYPERHDLSSLRLLGTVGEPISPRPWQWYYEHIGDERCPVVDTWWQTETGAVTISTLPGIDEMKPGAAGPGLPGTDARIVDDDGIEVDPGESGYLTLARPWPGMARTLYDGDERFRTEYWDRFSDPDDDEWRYFSGDAARVDEDGYITVLGRVDDVINVAGRRLSTTEIESAVTDVGGVAEAAVVGRSSETNGTDVCVYVSTESGYDDDGAVREAIVDSIEASIGAIARPTTVLFTPELPKTRSGKIMRRLLEDVANGEELGDTSALRNPEIIGEIQAEIHDR; translated from the coding sequence ATGGTCGATCGGAATGGGTGGGGACGCGACCGTCCCGTTCTCACCGGATCGCCCCACAGCCCTCCGTCGTCGTTCGTCGAGCAGGCAAACGTCACGGATCCGGGGATCTACGAGACGTTCGAGGAGCAGTGGCCCGAGTGCTGGGAGCGTGCAGCCGACTTGCTCTCGTGGGATCGGCCCTACGAGACCGTCCTCGAGGACGACGACGCGCCCTTCTACCGGTGGTTTAGCGACGGGTCCCTGAACGCGTCCGCCAACTGCCTCGATCGCCACCTCGAGGCGGGGCGCAAGACCCACACGGCGATCCGCTGGGAGGGCAAACACGGCGAGCGCGAGACCTACACCTACCGGGACCTCTACGTCGCGGTCAACGAGTTCGCCGCGGCGTTGCGGGACCTGGGCGTCGAGGAGGACGACGTCGTGACGATCTACCTCCCGATGATTCCGGAACTGCCGATCGCGATGCTGGCGTGTGCCCGGATCGGAGCCCCACACAGCGTCGTTTTCGCGGGGCTCTCCGCCGACGCGCTGGCGACGCGGATGGACGCCGCCGACAGCGAGTTCCTGCTCACCTGCGACGGCTACTACCGCCGCGGCGACGCCTTCAACCAGAAGAGCAAGGCGGACAACGCCCAGCTCAAACTCGACCAGGACGTTCGAACCGTCGTCGTCGACCGACTGGGCGATGATCTGCCCCACGTTCTCGGGGACGACGAGCACGACTACCACGATCTGCTCGAGACGTTCGGGGGCGAGACCGTCGATCCCGTCCCGAGAGACGCCGAGGACATGTTGTTCCTGATGTACACCTCGGGCACCACGGGCGAGCCGAAAGGCGTCGTTCACACGACCGGTGGCTACCTCGCCCACGCCGCCTGGACGACCCACGCCGTCCTCGACGTCAAACCCGAGGACACCTACTGGTGTGCGGCCGACATCGGCTGGATCACGGGTCACTCCTACATCGTTTACGGGCCCCTCGCGCTGGGAACGACCACCGTAATGTACGAGGGGACGCCCGACTACCCCGACCGGGATCGGCTCTGGGAGATCGTCGACCGGAACGCGGTCGATATCTTCTATACGGCTCCGACGGCCGTCCGAGCCTTCATGAAGTGGGGAGCGAAGTATCCGGAGCGCCACGACCTCTCGTCGCTCCGGCTACTCGGGACGGTCGGCGAACCGATCAGTCCGCGCCCGTGGCAGTGGTACTACGAACACATCGGCGACGAGCGCTGCCCCGTCGTCGACACCTGGTGGCAGACCGAGACGGGTGCGGTGACGATCTCGACGCTGCCGGGTATCGACGAGATGAAGCCCGGCGCTGCCGGCCCAGGACTCCCCGGAACCGACGCCCGCATCGTCGACGACGACGGAATCGAGGTCGATCCCGGCGAGTCCGGCTACCTCACCCTCGCCCGACCGTGGCCGGGAATGGCCCGAACGCTCTACGACGGTGACGAGCGCTTCCGGACGGAGTACTGGGACCGGTTTTCCGACCCCGACGATGACGAGTGGCGCTACTTCAGCGGCGACGCCGCTCGAGTCGACGAGGACGGCTACATCACCGTCCTCGGCCGCGTCGACGACGTCATCAACGTCGCCGGACGGCGACTGAGTACCACGGAGATAGAGAGCGCGGTCACCGACGTCGGAGGCGTCGCCGAAGCCGCCGTCGTCGGCCGCTCGAGCGAGACCAACGGAACGGACGTCTGCGTTTACGTCAGCACCGAGAGCGGCTACGACGACGACGGCGCGGTTCGCGAGGCGATCGTCGACAGTATCGAGGCGTCGATCGGGGCGATCGCTCGACCGACCACGGTGCTCTTTACCCCCGAACTGCCCAAGACGCGCTCGGGCAAGATCATGCGCCGCCTGCTCGAGGACGTCGCGAACGGCGAGGAACTGGGAGACACGAGCGCGCTTCGGAACCCGGAGATTATCGGCGAGATCCAGGCGGAGATCCACGATCGGTAG
- a CDS encoding universal stress protein: MTLLVPFDGSRLARKALEKASTFGDLLDEEVVVLTVIPDDAEYARDRGWITRGEPFDADAIEAGIQQRAETVAPEATFRTRRVSSDEPTATSTTNVVREIRRIAGELEASVVFIGSENAGSVIAPQSSVGSPVANDHRYDVYVVREPGEAAAPEDISDIDSTIE, from the coding sequence ATGACGCTACTCGTCCCCTTCGACGGCTCGAGGTTGGCACGGAAAGCGCTCGAGAAGGCCTCGACGTTCGGCGACCTGCTCGACGAAGAGGTCGTCGTGCTGACGGTGATTCCTGACGACGCCGAGTACGCGAGGGATCGGGGCTGGATCACACGGGGAGAACCGTTCGACGCCGACGCGATCGAAGCGGGAATACAGCAACGAGCCGAGACGGTCGCGCCGGAGGCGACCTTCCGAACCAGACGCGTCAGCTCCGACGAACCGACCGCGACCTCGACGACGAACGTCGTTCGCGAGATCAGACGCATCGCGGGTGAACTCGAGGCGTCGGTCGTGTTCATCGGCTCGGAGAACGCCGGCTCGGTGATCGCACCGCAGTCGAGCGTCGGCAGTCCGGTCGCTAACGACCATCGCTACGACGTGTACGTCGTTCGCGAGCCCGGAGAAGCGGCGGCCCCCGAGGATATCTCGGACATCGACTCGACGATCGAGTGA
- a CDS encoding universal stress protein, producing the protein MYESILVATDGSEAATEATAHAIELARRFDATLYGIAVLESRTEYDNAIVDPEEVTRRQRERAETTLGAVEDAADDAGVTFETAVRSGVPAEEILAYAAETDVDAIVIGARGRSSFQGAILGSTIDRIVRSATRPVLIAGNDR; encoded by the coding sequence ATGTACGAGTCGATTCTCGTCGCGACGGACGGGAGCGAGGCGGCGACTGAGGCCACCGCCCACGCGATTGAACTCGCCCGACGGTTCGACGCGACGCTCTACGGGATCGCCGTCCTCGAGAGCCGAACCGAGTACGACAACGCGATCGTCGATCCCGAGGAGGTAACACGACGGCAACGAGAGCGAGCGGAGACGACGCTCGGAGCGGTCGAGGATGCAGCCGACGACGCCGGGGTGACGTTCGAGACGGCGGTTCGGTCGGGCGTCCCCGCCGAAGAGATTCTCGCGTACGCGGCCGAGACTGATGTGGACGCGATCGTGATCGGCGCTCGCGGACGGTCGTCGTTTCAGGGGGCGATCCTCGGGAGCACGATCGATCGGATCGTCAGATCCGCGACCCGACCGGTTCTGATCGCCGGGAACGACCGGTGA
- the corA gene encoding magnesium/cobalt transporter CorA: MMDVVVGRRDGTVRTTTVERSADLTTLRDSSDLTWIDATDGTASDLHQLADAFDIHSLSVDDVAVGGRTKVEEFDDYTLVRVNSIESGVATSDPTDDLRGTTLGLFFGSNWLVTYAADPVDAVETVRTSVARDHGHASVHERGVDFLAYRIVTELVEEYFDVIDDIERRLERIEAAVIDDPSEATLHEINDVRYDLLAFRRLLWPTREAIAILALGDVGHVHEKTRKYYRDAYEEIVELVELTETYRDLATGSRDVYLNTLAMSTNEVMKKLTVVATIVLPLTFVVGVYGMNFDGSPYNMPELGWTFGYPATMLGMAAVAALLLGYFWREGWL, translated from the coding sequence ATGATGGACGTGGTGGTCGGACGGCGAGACGGGACGGTCCGAACGACGACCGTAGAACGCAGCGCGGACCTGACGACGCTCCGCGACTCGAGCGATCTCACGTGGATCGACGCGACCGATGGCACCGCGAGCGATCTTCACCAACTCGCTGACGCCTTCGACATCCACTCGCTCTCGGTCGACGACGTCGCGGTCGGCGGCCGAACCAAAGTCGAGGAGTTCGACGACTACACGCTCGTTCGCGTGAACAGTATCGAATCCGGGGTCGCTACGAGCGACCCGACTGACGATCTGCGGGGAACGACCCTCGGGCTGTTTTTCGGTTCGAACTGGCTGGTGACGTACGCGGCCGACCCCGTCGACGCCGTCGAGACCGTCCGCACGTCAGTCGCCCGCGACCACGGTCACGCTTCCGTCCACGAACGCGGAGTCGACTTTCTCGCGTACCGTATCGTCACGGAACTCGTCGAGGAGTACTTCGACGTCATCGACGACATCGAAAGGCGGCTCGAGCGCATCGAAGCGGCGGTGATCGACGACCCCTCGGAAGCGACGCTCCACGAGATCAACGACGTTCGATACGATCTGCTCGCCTTTCGACGGTTGCTCTGGCCGACTCGAGAGGCGATCGCGATACTGGCGCTCGGTGACGTCGGTCACGTGCACGAAAAAACGCGGAAGTACTACCGAGACGCGTACGAAGAAATCGTCGAACTGGTCGAACTCACGGAGACCTATCGGGATCTCGCGACCGGATCGCGGGACGTCTACCTCAACACGCTCGCCATGTCGACGAACGAGGTGATGAAGAAACTGACTGTGGTCGCAACGATCGTCCTCCCGCTGACGTTCGTCGTGGGCGTCTACGGGATGAACTTCGATGGAAGCCCGTACAACATGCCCGAACTCGGCTGGACGTTCGGATACCCGGCGACGATGCTCGGAATGGCCGCCGTGGCCGCGCTCTTGCTCGGCTATTTTTGGCGCGAAGGGTGGCTCTGA
- a CDS encoding DNA primase produces MTTGLGDDGSEECSDSVAIGDSSSHRHDGEQADRTDRRVLTDGGQAELSEESDEDEESASEADEASGDDAEESENEGEEAEEADVEDDAEDGEEGRDDTGDLAEDDREEGHADDAEDVYEGDDASGVLHLDLDGLFLDVLGLEVNLNPVTLDVSARPGENNLLGNLLSAVTGLLDGPSAVLDKVTSLLKKPLEVLKSLPGKAKEMLGGLLEKPKELLSGLVSKPKELLSKLLGIGGGESEEAPDEGDEAEAEEGADDESETEDADDEAADESPGRISAAGSWLKEKLLGLIPGFPIEDLVAAVVSQVIKQLIEQLEPDGEQDGSSEQSDATSQEAA; encoded by the coding sequence ATGACAACGGGACTAGGAGATGATGGCTCCGAGGAATGTTCTGATTCCGTAGCAATCGGAGACTCCTCGAGCCATCGTCACGACGGCGAGCAAGCGGATCGAACGGACCGCAGGGTGCTGACTGACGGCGGTCAGGCGGAGCTGTCCGAGGAAAGCGACGAGGACGAGGAATCGGCATCCGAAGCTGACGAAGCGTCCGGAGACGACGCGGAAGAATCCGAGAACGAGGGAGAGGAGGCTGAAGAAGCGGATGTCGAGGACGACGCTGAGGATGGGGAGGAGGGACGAGACGACACCGGTGATCTCGCCGAAGACGACCGCGAAGAGGGTCACGCCGACGACGCCGAAGACGTGTACGAGGGCGACGACGCGTCCGGCGTCCTCCACCTCGATCTCGACGGGCTGTTCCTCGACGTGCTCGGCCTCGAGGTGAACCTGAACCCGGTTACGCTCGACGTCTCGGCCCGTCCGGGCGAAAACAACCTGCTCGGGAACCTGTTGTCCGCGGTGACGGGGCTGCTGGATGGCCCCAGCGCCGTGCTGGACAAGGTAACGTCACTGCTGAAGAAGCCACTGGAGGTGCTCAAGAGCCTTCCGGGGAAGGCAAAAGAGATGCTCGGCGGACTGCTCGAGAAACCGAAAGAACTCCTCAGCGGTCTGGTGAGCAAGCCGAAGGAACTGCTCAGCAAGCTTCTGGGTATCGGCGGTGGAGAGAGCGAAGAAGCTCCCGACGAGGGTGACGAAGCGGAGGCCGAGGAGGGGGCGGACGACGAGTCCGAGACGGAAGACGCGGACGACGAAGCGGCCGATGAGTCCCCCGGCCGGATCTCCGCCGCCGGTAGCTGGCTGAAAGAGAAGCTGCTAGGGCTCATTCCGGGCTTCCCGATCGAAGATCTCGTAGCGGCGGTCGTCAGTCAGGTGATCAAACAGTTGATCGAGCAGTTAGAACCGGACGGAGAGCAGGACGGATCGAGCGAGCAGTCGGACGCGACATCCCAGGAGGCAGCCTAA
- a CDS encoding outer membrane protein assembly factor BamB family protein, whose product MAGTAEPDRERELEFRSAPLGDIEAARSRHMWTRSAVHVADDLVVTGEWDGTVTARSIDSLESRWTVDHPDHAVGIETLDSGDGDGENDGVAATVVVAGRGETGTIAAYDGETGEQRWRYDTVADLGAAVKETIFYRPYVVGLETDTDGETLYAAARRYERDGEIRRWHSTVYAFDPDGSLRWTYETDASPIAIESDDEGERLAVGYNRCTGDHDTGLVVLEAESGDLEWTWDPGTEGDRRVGDVSFDGDSIAVSSHGDKRGYLLGPGGAERWRVDLAVETDIGGETLYAYPNHAYANDGRVAFVTGNTYAVEGRETEGRHPNEHRIAAFDIDADGELLWDDEVRGFVHGLAAAGDTIATPCAQNFRVRDPETHAVRRFDLESGPIGTERTEGIATGGAVDRGSLAAIEEPVAYHDDGRTRGEYALHVASLE is encoded by the coding sequence ATGGCTGGAACTGCTGAACCCGACCGCGAGCGCGAACTCGAGTTTCGATCCGCCCCGCTCGGCGATATCGAGGCGGCTCGCAGCCGACACATGTGGACCCGCTCTGCGGTCCACGTCGCCGACGACCTCGTCGTCACGGGCGAGTGGGACGGAACGGTGACCGCTCGCAGTATCGACTCGCTCGAGTCCCGCTGGACGGTCGATCATCCGGATCACGCGGTCGGAATCGAGACGCTCGATAGTGGCGATGGCGACGGTGAGAACGACGGAGTCGCGGCGACGGTCGTCGTCGCCGGCCGCGGCGAGACAGGAACCATCGCGGCCTACGATGGCGAAACCGGCGAACAGCGCTGGCGCTACGACACGGTCGCGGATCTCGGCGCGGCGGTCAAAGAGACCATCTTCTACCGTCCGTACGTCGTCGGACTCGAGACCGATACCGACGGTGAGACGCTGTACGCCGCAGCGAGACGGTACGAGCGCGACGGCGAGATCCGCCGGTGGCACAGCACCGTCTACGCCTTCGATCCCGACGGCTCGCTTCGCTGGACGTACGAGACCGACGCGTCGCCGATCGCGATCGAGTCGGACGACGAGGGCGAGCGCCTCGCGGTCGGTTACAACCGCTGTACGGGCGACCACGACACCGGACTGGTCGTTCTCGAGGCCGAGAGCGGCGACCTCGAGTGGACCTGGGATCCCGGTACCGAAGGCGACCGACGCGTCGGCGACGTCTCGTTCGACGGCGACTCGATCGCGGTCTCGAGTCACGGCGACAAACGCGGCTACCTGCTCGGTCCCGGCGGTGCCGAGCGGTGGCGCGTCGACCTCGCCGTCGAGACGGATATCGGCGGCGAGACGCTGTACGCCTACCCGAACCACGCCTACGCGAACGACGGGCGGGTCGCGTTCGTCACCGGCAACACGTACGCCGTCGAGGGTCGCGAGACCGAGGGACGGCACCCGAACGAACATCGGATCGCGGCTTTCGATATCGATGCCGACGGTGAACTGCTCTGGGATGACGAGGTTCGGGGCTTCGTTCACGGACTCGCCGCCGCCGGCGATACGATCGCGACGCCCTGCGCCCAGAACTTCCGCGTTCGCGACCCCGAGACGCACGCCGTTCGGCGGTTTGACCTCGAGTCCGGCCCGATCGGAACCGAACGCACCGAGGGAATCGCGACCGGCGGCGCTGTCGACCGTGGTTCACTCGCTGCGATCGAAGAACCCGTAGCGTACCACGACGACGGCCGGACGCGCGGCGAGTACGCCCTGCACGTCGCCTCGCTCGAGTAA
- a CDS encoding DUF3209 family protein codes for MSCHEIEALRLGLMNVLGVGDQHARDHAEKELEGHLEGPIEALVEAESLAAIERHLDAALVDLEETVAAMDGDDPEYNYTKGRLLEVRNAERTVQRLTAQGESIVDGLGESHDLLHETFPVEE; via the coding sequence ATGAGCTGCCACGAAATCGAAGCGCTACGACTCGGATTGATGAACGTCCTCGGCGTCGGGGACCAACACGCCCGCGACCACGCGGAGAAGGAACTCGAGGGCCACCTCGAAGGCCCGATCGAAGCCCTCGTCGAGGCCGAGAGTCTCGCGGCGATCGAACGCCACCTCGACGCTGCGCTGGTCGACTTAGAGGAGACGGTCGCCGCGATGGACGGCGATGACCCGGAGTACAACTACACCAAGGGACGGCTGCTCGAGGTTCGCAACGCCGAGCGGACGGTACAGCGACTGACCGCACAGGGCGAGAGCATCGTCGACGGACTGGGCGAGTCCCACGACCTGCTCCACGAAACGTTCCCCGTTGAAGAGTAA
- a CDS encoding CbiX/SirB N-terminal domain-containing protein, with amino-acid sequence MSTPDNTDEPASAPHAAFDDEAVLLVGHGSRREKSNEQVRELAATLESRLRIPVDAAFLELAEPSIDAALAELATLTSQVTVVHCSLFAASHVKNDVPLALEQARATQDIEINNGAHLGIHPAIIDLLDDRAAAVEQELGVDRTADDVAVVLCGRGSSDPDANGDVHKLARLLYEGREFDRVEASFIGVTEPTLEEHLHGLSKHRPDAVIVLPYMLGDGVLTQRVRDWTAEFDDKYPYVDALAGGPLGTDSRLLDVFADRWQEARTDSVEMSCDTCKYKVDLEGYEEDVGGARAMLRALAHRETHADREDVDDEPHTHDAPAKHVAVCTNRTCAEMGSPAVLERLRQEARDSDHCDARITRSSCLGRCGDGPMVAVYPDGIWYGGVADGDAERIVADHLDRNRIVSDLVDQTL; translated from the coding sequence ATGAGCACACCCGATAACACCGACGAGCCCGCGTCCGCACCCCACGCTGCCTTCGACGACGAGGCCGTCCTGCTGGTGGGTCACGGCTCCCGGCGAGAGAAGTCGAACGAACAGGTGCGGGAACTGGCCGCCACCCTCGAGTCGCGGCTGCGAATTCCGGTCGATGCCGCGTTTCTCGAACTCGCGGAGCCGTCGATCGATGCGGCCCTCGCAGAACTCGCGACCCTGACGTCGCAGGTGACGGTCGTCCACTGCTCGCTGTTCGCCGCGAGTCACGTCAAAAACGACGTGCCGCTGGCGCTCGAGCAGGCTCGCGCGACCCAGGATATCGAGATCAACAACGGTGCGCACCTGGGAATTCATCCGGCGATCATCGACCTGCTGGACGACCGGGCGGCCGCTGTCGAGCAGGAACTGGGTGTCGACCGCACGGCGGACGACGTCGCCGTCGTGCTCTGCGGCCGCGGCTCGAGCGATCCGGACGCCAACGGCGACGTGCACAAACTGGCCCGACTGCTCTACGAGGGTCGGGAGTTCGACCGCGTAGAAGCCTCGTTCATCGGCGTGACGGAGCCGACGCTCGAGGAGCACCTCCACGGGCTCTCGAAGCACCGCCCCGACGCCGTGATCGTCCTCCCGTACATGCTCGGCGACGGCGTGCTCACCCAGCGCGTGCGCGATTGGACGGCGGAGTTCGACGACAAGTACCCGTACGTCGACGCGCTGGCGGGCGGTCCCCTCGGCACGGACTCGCGGCTGCTCGACGTCTTCGCCGACCGCTGGCAGGAGGCCCGCACCGACAGCGTGGAGATGTCCTGTGACACCTGTAAGTACAAGGTCGACCTCGAAGGCTACGAGGAGGACGTCGGCGGCGCGCGGGCGATGCTTCGGGCGCTGGCCCATCGGGAGACCCACGCTGATCGCGAGGACGTCGACGACGAACCGCACACGCACGACGCGCCCGCAAAGCACGTCGCGGTGTGTACGAATCGAACCTGCGCCGAGATGGGGTCGCCCGCGGTGCTCGAGCGGCTTCGCCAGGAGGCCCGCGATTCGGACCACTGCGACGCCCGAATCACGCGGTCGTCGTGCCTCGGCCGCTGCGGCGACGGCCCGATGGTCGCCGTCTACCCCGACGGGATCTGGTACGGCGGCGTCGCGGACGGAGACGCAGAGCGGATCGTCGCCGATCACCTAGATCGGAATCGAATCGTGAGCGATCTCGTCGATCAGACGCTCTGA
- a CDS encoding cobalamin biosynthesis protein, translated as MSETRNAAEIAVPADPLAGHPATAYLWGHVAGSGDVSDDGIEVVTNDEESARVLAAIAGGSVEHETTTRDYAHDTTITRTEDEYTLSIITRTEDEYTLSIGGSEGADAESGGAGPLGRNGALGLPVDGRGNYRFGAFARDDRELLRGLFEGCGTICFKSSSGTVGVSFVHEERELLELIRELIADCPVDASTGDLGETSSGGYWFGVDDAAAPDFGAWLYESCEETGLFAPSRRRKLEKSLEQAEAYDE; from the coding sequence ATGAGCGAGACCCGGAACGCCGCCGAGATCGCGGTTCCCGCTGATCCGCTCGCCGGTCACCCCGCGACGGCGTACCTCTGGGGCCACGTCGCCGGCAGCGGCGACGTTTCTGACGACGGGATCGAGGTCGTCACCAACGACGAGGAATCCGCACGGGTACTCGCCGCGATCGCGGGCGGCAGCGTAGAGCACGAGACGACTACTCGAGACTACGCACACGACACAACCATCACGCGAACGGAAGACGAGTACACGCTGTCGATCATCACGCGAACGGAAGACGAGTACACGCTGTCGATCGGCGGTAGCGAAGGCGCTGACGCCGAAAGCGGCGGTGCGGGTCCGCTCGGCCGCAACGGCGCGCTCGGTCTCCCCGTCGACGGCCGCGGTAACTACCGGTTCGGGGCCTTCGCACGCGACGATCGCGAACTCCTGCGCGGACTGTTCGAGGGCTGTGGGACCATCTGCTTCAAGTCCTCGAGCGGTACCGTCGGCGTCTCCTTCGTCCACGAGGAGCGGGAGTTACTCGAGTTGATACGGGAACTGATCGCCGACTGTCCGGTGGACGCGTCGACAGGCGACCTCGGCGAAACGTCCTCCGGGGGCTACTGGTTCGGCGTCGACGATGCCGCTGCACCCGACTTCGGAGCGTGGCTCTACGAGAGCTGCGAGGAAACCGGCCTCTTCGCGCCCAGTCGCCGCCGAAAGCTCGAGAAGAGTCTCGAGCAGGCCGAGGCGTACGACGAGTAG
- a CDS encoding ferredoxin, whose product MSRYEVTIEKDACDGIFACLTRDPRFVEGEDALATIDPGADPVYDCEGEVTDTDERVVATFDDDRIDEAKQAAAACPTDAIVVEEVGK is encoded by the coding sequence ATGTCACGATACGAAGTCACGATCGAAAAGGACGCCTGCGACGGCATCTTCGCCTGTCTGACCCGCGACCCGCGGTTCGTCGAGGGCGAGGACGCCCTCGCGACGATCGATCCGGGTGCGGATCCCGTCTACGACTGCGAGGGCGAGGTCACCGACACCGACGAGCGGGTCGTCGCGACGTTCGACGACGACCGCATCGACGAAGCGAAACAGGCCGCGGCGGCCTGTCCGACGGACGCGATCGTCGTCGAGGAGGTGGGCAAATGA
- the cobJ gene encoding precorrin-3B C(17)-methyltransferase → MSTDTDADADDESTSKCGASSVSEAETESSSSGSKCGASSSEAGDDSSASKCGASSSDSSSSSSGSKCGASSSDDDSSNEQEVGATIDDFDADPGQLTAVGLGPGHAEGMTERAKTALLEAEHIVGYTTYIDLIPDEITEQADELYDTPMCGEVSRTEEAIDRTLAGNDVAIVGSGDPNVYALAGLALEILESKGATATMVDFDVVPGVPAAQSCGARLGAPLVNDTVSVSLSDHLVPMPEIESRLHAVAKESFTITIYNPWSRKRRENFQKCCEILLTHRDEGTPVGIVHGAGREDERVMITELGELEDLGESEIIDMTTTIVVGNEETYVWDDRMVTPRGYETKYDY, encoded by the coding sequence ATGAGTACGGACACTGACGCAGACGCTGACGACGAATCGACTTCCAAATGCGGCGCCTCGAGTGTGAGCGAGGCCGAAACCGAATCCTCGAGTTCGGGCTCGAAATGCGGGGCCTCCTCGAGCGAGGCGGGCGACGACTCGAGCGCCTCGAAATGCGGCGCCTCGAGTTCCGACTCCAGTTCCTCGTCCTCCGGATCGAAGTGCGGGGCCTCGAGTTCGGACGACGACTCGAGCAACGAGCAGGAAGTCGGCGCGACGATCGACGACTTCGACGCCGACCCCGGCCAGCTAACCGCCGTCGGTCTCGGTCCCGGCCACGCCGAGGGGATGACCGAGCGAGCGAAGACGGCGCTGCTCGAGGCCGAACACATCGTCGGCTACACGACGTACATCGACCTCATTCCGGACGAGATCACCGAGCAGGCCGACGAACTCTACGACACGCCGATGTGTGGCGAAGTCTCCCGGACGGAGGAGGCCATCGACCGCACGCTCGCGGGCAACGACGTGGCGATCGTCGGCAGCGGCGACCCCAACGTCTACGCGCTCGCCGGACTGGCGCTCGAGATCCTCGAATCCAAGGGCGCGACGGCGACGATGGTCGACTTCGACGTGGTGCCGGGGGTGCCCGCCGCACAGTCCTGCGGTGCCCGCCTCGGTGCTCCGCTCGTAAACGACACCGTCTCGGTGTCGCTGTCGGACCACCTGGTCCCGATGCCCGAGATCGAGTCGCGGCTCCACGCCGTCGCCAAGGAGTCCTTCACGATCACGATCTACAACCCCTGGAGCCGCAAACGGCGGGAGAACTTCCAGAAGTGCTGTGAGATCCTCCTGACCCACCGCGACGAGGGGACGCCCGTCGGTATCGTCCACGGCGCGGGTCGGGAGGACGAGCGAGTGATGATCACCGAACTCGGCGAACTCGAGGACCTCGGCGAAAGCGAGATCATCGACATGACGACGACGATCGTCGTCGGCAACGAGGAGACGTACGTCTGGGACGACCGGATGGTCACGCCCCGCGGCTACGAGACGAAGTACGATTACTGA